A genomic region of Desulfobacterales bacterium contains the following coding sequences:
- a CDS encoding FAD-dependent oxidoreductase — protein sequence MVDETLVNNSVKIFHSAKLKDITKGPKALTVTLEFAENRTKRLQVDAVLVSVGRTPNLAPLNLQNLSLSPDSQGELPTDHHCRVRQNIYAAGDVTQHPDLVNIAEMEGRYAVKHMFNIQQRPLSYHNMSTVMFFYPAVAAVGLNERNCQEQKIPYRVANYANALLPRAIAMRALNGFVKIIVSNDGDQLILGMRAAGPQVSHTIMSIAFLMDLGQGIQDVLKTLHPHPTMSEGIQECIRLLLGESIFKPHTFPQYLKIKNWHPERGFEKD from the coding sequence ATGGTTGACGAGACACTAGTGAACAACAGCGTTAAGATTTTCCATTCCGCAAAATTAAAAGATATCACCAAAGGACCGAAGGCCTTGACCGTCACACTGGAATTTGCCGAAAACCGCACCAAAAGGCTCCAGGTGGATGCAGTTCTTGTTTCAGTCGGCCGCACGCCCAATCTTGCGCCGCTCAATTTGCAGAATCTGTCGCTTTCACCCGATAGCCAGGGAGAACTGCCCACCGACCATCATTGTCGTGTCCGGCAGAACATCTATGCTGCCGGCGACGTGACGCAACACCCCGATCTGGTAAACATTGCCGAAATGGAAGGCCGCTATGCGGTCAAACACATGTTCAATATCCAGCAGCGTCCGCTGAGCTACCACAATATGTCTACCGTCATGTTTTTTTACCCGGCCGTGGCTGCCGTCGGTCTGAACGAAAGAAACTGCCAGGAGCAGAAAATACCCTACCGAGTGGCCAACTACGCCAATGCCTTGCTGCCTAGAGCCATAGCCATGCGGGCACTGAACGGATTTGTTAAAATCATCGTCAGCAATGATGGCGACCAACTGATTCTGGGCATGCGGGCCGCCGGACCTCAGGTTTCCCATACCATCATGTCCATTGCTTTCCTGATGGATCTGGGCCAGGGCATCCAAGATGTGTTGAAAACCCTCCATCCCCACCCCACCATGTCGGAAGGAATACAGGAGTGTATCCGATTGCTCTTGGGAGAATCGATTTTCAAGCCCCACACCTTTCCACAATACCTGAAAATCAAGAACTGGCACCCCGAAAGGGGTTTTGAAAAAGACTGA
- a CDS encoding cyclodeaminase/cyclohydrolase family protein: MDFLRKIADSSPLPAGGAAVAYTLGLAIGLLNKIILLEIHRQADQPELEKNLMTAKKELEQLLKDVELLVKQDAETFERFRHSRRTGDRVIIEQEFNGVIEVSMKVMQNSDAAFEWIRRLYPIVPNRMLPHLLVASELIMGSINGSAHVVRANLQGIKSSQKKNNYLKMLANLQTDYQQKYSDILDKLLPES; encoded by the coding sequence ATGGATTTTTTAAGAAAAATCGCCGATTCTTCCCCGCTTCCGGCCGGAGGTGCGGCGGTTGCTTATACCTTGGGACTGGCCATCGGGCTGCTCAATAAAATTATCCTGCTGGAAATACACCGGCAGGCCGATCAGCCGGAACTTGAAAAAAATCTCATGACCGCCAAGAAAGAACTTGAACAGTTATTGAAGGATGTCGAACTGCTGGTGAAACAGGATGCTGAAACCTTTGAAAGATTCCGCCATTCCCGGCGAACGGGCGACCGGGTTATAATCGAACAGGAGTTTAACGGTGTCATCGAAGTGAGCATGAAAGTCATGCAAAATTCAGACGCCGCCTTTGAATGGATCCGGCGGTTATACCCCATCGTTCCGAATCGGATGCTCCCCCATCTGCTGGTTGCATCTGAATTGATTATGGGTTCCATCAACGGCAGCGCCCATGTGGTGCGCGCCAATCTTCAAGGGATCAAATCATCACAAAAGAAAAATAATTATTTGAAAATGCTGGCTAATCTGCAGACGGACTATCAACAAAAGTATAGCGATATTTTAGATAAGCTGTTGCCAGAGTCTTGA
- a CDS encoding DUF2080 family transposase-associated protein, producing MKVAKEKKEKKGTDSTADSINAKVKFEIYGEEMIEKMVKLSGNSGRVYLPPDWVGHQVKIIRID from the coding sequence ATGAAAGTGGCCAAAGAAAAAAAAGAAAAAAAAGGGACCGATTCCACTGCTGATTCCATTAATGCCAAAGTCAAATTCGAAATTTACGGCGAAGAAATGATCGAAAAGATGGTTAAACTCAGCGGCAACAGCGGCAGGGTTTACCTGCCGCCCGACTGGGTCGGGCATCAGGTCAAAATAATCCGGATTGATTAA
- a CDS encoding GNAT family N-acetyltransferase, producing MQKVLIRRLKKEDVQDIRKIHAAITKTSVKADFTRTVKEQAMQKEGASFAAEINGKVVGYMVSYILSGGFGIGKSAWIAMLGVDPQYMGQGIGASLAEEIIKFYKKKGIKDIYTSVRWDSADLLSFFKTLGFDRSNFINLRLRKNIK from the coding sequence GTGCAAAAAGTCCTTATCAGAAGACTAAAAAAAGAGGATGTCCAGGATATTCGTAAAATTCATGCTGCTATTACAAAAACTTCCGTTAAGGCGGATTTTACGCGAACCGTTAAAGAACAGGCCATGCAGAAGGAGGGCGCCAGTTTTGCCGCCGAAATCAACGGCAAGGTGGTGGGTTATATGGTCAGCTATATCCTTTCCGGCGGATTCGGGATCGGTAAAAGCGCCTGGATTGCCATGCTGGGAGTAGACCCCCAATACATGGGCCAGGGCATCGGCGCGAGCCTGGCCGAGGAAATTATCAAATTCTATAAGAAAAAAGGAATCAAGGATATCTATACTTCCGTAAGGTGGGACTCGGCGGACCTGTTGTCATTTTTCAAAACGCTTGGGTTCGACCGCAGCAACTTTATCAATCTCCGCCTCCGAAAAAACATAAAATAA
- a CDS encoding electron transfer flavoprotein subunit beta/FixA family protein has product MKILTTVKKVVDVELNIHVENGAIVEKGLQYVMNAWDENAVESSVQLKEKNGAETTLVSIGGGDNTDIIRKGYAMGIENGIHIDDPSLVKADSFAYARVLQKVYEKGNYDLVIAGKQAQDTDNGQTGIILAEYLGLPCVSNVIAIEVMDDKHIKVSRLGDTGTETVELALPAVVTVDVTINEPRLPQMRGIMMAKKKAINVMDLAALGLSPDEVGGAAPKSEIVEFIAPESRKGGQKFEGEAAQITAQVVALLANEAKVI; this is encoded by the coding sequence TTGAAAATTCTCACAACAGTAAAAAAAGTAGTTGATGTGGAGTTGAACATCCACGTAGAGAACGGGGCCATAGTTGAAAAAGGGCTGCAGTATGTCATGAATGCCTGGGATGAAAATGCTGTGGAATCCTCTGTCCAACTTAAGGAAAAAAACGGAGCGGAAACGACCCTGGTGAGCATCGGAGGCGGCGACAACACCGACATCATCCGTAAAGGATACGCCATGGGTATTGAAAACGGAATTCATATCGATGATCCGTCGCTGGTCAAAGCAGATTCCTTTGCGTATGCCAGGGTATTGCAGAAGGTGTATGAAAAGGGAAATTATGATCTTGTTATCGCCGGCAAACAAGCCCAGGATACGGATAATGGTCAGACCGGAATTATTTTGGCCGAGTACCTGGGATTGCCTTGTGTCAGCAATGTGATTGCCATCGAAGTGATGGACGATAAGCACATTAAAGTATCCCGGTTGGGGGACACCGGAACCGAAACAGTCGAACTGGCGCTGCCGGCTGTCGTCACGGTTGATGTTACGATTAATGAACCGCGACTGCCCCAAATGCGCGGTATCATGATGGCAAAGAAAAAAGCCATCAATGTGATGGACCTGGCGGCTCTCGGTCTGTCGCCTGATGAAGTCGGAGGCGCTGCACCAAAATCGGAGATTGTTGAATTTATCGCACCGGAATCGCGCAAAGGCGGGCAAAAATTTGAAGGCGAAGCCGCCCAAATTACCGCCCAGGTCGTGGCGCTTTTGGCCAATGAAGCAAAGGTGATATAA
- a CDS encoding electron transfer flavoprotein subunit alpha/FixB family protein, translating to MAKVLVIADIKQGELKGSTAELLSKAKAMGAETAVVAIGSNIESLIPGLVNAGSDTQYVADDPGLELFSAGPYASCVVDAAKQFDANLIWFGFSESGKAVAPRVAAQMDAACATDITDVTLQGDQIEVKRPAITNKVIQRVKVNTGQLVAVVRAGAFEATEGTTGTENVIKLSPPAPDLKAVIKEIVSEASGEIDLTDANVVISVGRGAKDQTGVDIVKDLANDLNAGFGSSRAMVDAGFMPHYKQVGQTGKIVAPALYMAIGISGSIQHLAGMKGSKVILAVNKDPEAPIFNVADYGIVGDLFEVVPILREEIKKVRTTG from the coding sequence ATGGCTAAAGTACTCGTAATTGCAGACATCAAACAAGGTGAGCTAAAGGGCAGCACCGCTGAACTTTTGTCAAAGGCCAAAGCCATGGGGGCGGAAACGGCAGTGGTGGCGATTGGCAGTAATATCGAATCGTTGATTCCCGGCCTGGTAAACGCCGGCTCCGATACGCAATATGTCGCCGATGACCCCGGACTGGAGCTGTTTTCAGCCGGTCCATACGCATCCTGTGTAGTCGACGCTGCCAAACAATTTGACGCCAATCTGATCTGGTTCGGTTTTTCCGAAAGCGGCAAAGCCGTCGCCCCGAGGGTTGCGGCTCAGATGGATGCCGCCTGTGCCACCGATATTACCGACGTGACGCTCCAGGGAGATCAAATCGAAGTCAAAAGACCCGCCATCACAAATAAAGTGATTCAACGCGTCAAGGTCAATACCGGGCAACTGGTGGCAGTCGTCAGAGCGGGCGCATTCGAAGCCACGGAAGGAACCACCGGAACCGAAAACGTCATCAAGCTCTCCCCCCCGGCGCCTGATCTAAAGGCCGTTATCAAGGAAATCGTATCGGAAGCAAGCGGTGAAATCGATCTTACGGATGCCAATGTCGTCATCTCAGTGGGCAGAGGCGCAAAGGACCAAACCGGTGTCGATATCGTAAAAGATCTGGCCAACGATTTAAACGCCGGTTTTGGCTCTTCCCGTGCGATGGTGGATGCGGGGTTCATGCCCCATTATAAGCAAGTCGGACAAACCGGTAAAATTGTAGCGCCCGCCCTATATATGGCAATCGGTATTTCTGGGTCCATCCAGCACCTCGCGGGCATGAAAGGCTCTAAAGTGATTCTGGCTGTTAATAAAGACCCAGAAGCTCCCATATTCAATGTGGCTGACTATGGTATCGTCGGAGACCTCTTCGAGGTGGTTCCGATTCTCCGCGAAGAGATTAAAAAGGTTAGAACAACCGGTTAA
- a CDS encoding (Fe-S)-binding protein: protein MNPLLMSLLLIVALTVFGRTMLRKIQLLMALEPADRANHLKDRLKNMVIIAIGQKRLAGRAKERSSGLMHAFIFWGFCVLLIRSINLYGQGYHEGFQLPFLGDGYLLGYLYAALKDITEGIVLLMIIWAIFRRAVLKPVRMHNTIEAYLVLGLIGILMVSDLLHDGARYNLIQLYNNPDSIHYFNNPQYGSEFLWTPISTGAAALISGLSAEANTHIMVFMFWLHICTQLTFLNILPLGKHFHVITALPNVFLKSLGYPHEKPRLLELENEAAWEEESLGINHIHQLNWKQGLDLYTCTECGRCKEVCPTYTTDKPLNLHEFNDNLKRELLENADNIVKRARLSATIKQNQDPAQIETLKEQITALNSKKQLVGEVIAEDTLWACTTCRACEEVCPVTIEHVPRIIAMRQGQTLMAEAYPKELNTALKGLERNGNPWGIGYDKRADWAQGLDVKIMADDSNVDYLLWVGCAGSFDDRSKKVSTSLVKILQKARISFAILGVEEKCTGDFARRVGNEMLFQMMAQENIETLNNYNVKKIITACPHCLNALKHDYPQMGGIYEVIHHAEFIHGLVKAGKIKLKQSLEGALTYHDPCYLGRYHNVFEQPRSILRSVSKEGLKELDRHGRESFCCGAGGGRMWMEETIGKRINRERSEEIVGKGVSTVAVGCPFCLTMIEDGMKDLGKEEEIRTLDLAEIVEKNMV, encoded by the coding sequence ATGAATCCTCTCTTGATGTCTCTCCTGCTCATTGTGGCGCTAACGGTTTTCGGCCGTACGATGCTTCGCAAGATTCAACTGTTGATGGCGCTCGAGCCCGCCGACAGAGCCAATCATCTGAAGGACCGACTGAAAAACATGGTCATTATAGCCATCGGTCAAAAACGCTTGGCCGGAAGGGCAAAAGAAAGAAGTTCGGGGTTGATGCATGCGTTCATTTTCTGGGGATTCTGCGTTTTATTGATTCGCAGCATAAATTTATACGGGCAGGGTTATCACGAAGGATTTCAGTTGCCGTTTTTAGGCGACGGCTATCTGCTCGGGTATCTCTATGCGGCCTTAAAAGATATCACGGAAGGGATCGTCTTATTGATGATCATCTGGGCGATTTTTCGTCGGGCCGTTCTAAAACCAGTGCGGATGCACAACACCATCGAGGCCTATCTGGTCTTAGGTCTGATCGGAATTTTGATGGTATCCGATCTGCTGCACGACGGCGCGCGCTACAATCTAATTCAATTATATAATAACCCGGACAGCATTCATTATTTTAATAATCCGCAATATGGTTCCGAATTTCTTTGGACGCCCATATCGACGGGAGCGGCCGCCCTGATATCAGGATTAAGCGCGGAAGCCAACACCCATATTATGGTCTTCATGTTTTGGCTTCACATCTGTACGCAGCTCACATTTTTGAATATCCTTCCTTTGGGAAAACATTTTCATGTGATCACCGCACTTCCCAACGTATTTCTCAAAAGCCTGGGCTACCCCCATGAAAAACCCAGACTGCTGGAATTGGAAAATGAGGCCGCCTGGGAGGAAGAGTCCCTGGGAATCAACCATATTCATCAACTTAACTGGAAACAGGGCCTGGACCTTTACACCTGCACCGAATGCGGACGTTGCAAAGAAGTCTGCCCGACCTATACCACCGACAAACCGCTGAATTTGCATGAATTCAATGACAACCTGAAGCGCGAGCTATTAGAGAATGCAGACAATATCGTCAAAAGAGCCCGGTTGTCCGCCACCATCAAGCAAAACCAGGATCCCGCACAGATTGAAACCCTTAAGGAGCAGATCACCGCACTTAACAGCAAAAAGCAGTTGGTCGGCGAGGTCATCGCCGAAGACACGCTTTGGGCATGCACGACCTGTCGTGCCTGCGAAGAAGTTTGCCCGGTGACCATTGAACATGTGCCCAGAATCATCGCCATGCGGCAGGGGCAAACCTTGATGGCGGAAGCGTATCCCAAGGAGCTGAACACGGCCCTGAAAGGACTTGAACGCAACGGCAACCCGTGGGGAATCGGGTATGACAAACGCGCTGATTGGGCCCAAGGATTGGACGTCAAAATAATGGCGGACGATTCGAACGTCGATTATCTCCTTTGGGTCGGATGTGCCGGTTCGTTCGATGATCGATCTAAAAAAGTATCGACGAGCCTGGTCAAGATTCTGCAAAAGGCCAGGATCAGCTTCGCGATCCTGGGCGTGGAAGAAAAATGTACCGGCGATTTTGCCAGGCGTGTCGGCAATGAAATGTTGTTCCAAATGATGGCCCAGGAAAACATTGAAACCCTGAACAACTATAACGTCAAAAAAATCATCACGGCGTGTCCCCATTGTCTCAATGCGTTGAAGCATGACTATCCCCAAATGGGGGGAATTTACGAGGTGATCCATCATGCCGAATTCATCCATGGACTCGTTAAAGCGGGAAAAATCAAATTAAAACAATCGCTGGAAGGCGCCCTGACCTATCACGATCCCTGTTACCTGGGGCGATATCATAACGTTTTCGAACAACCCAGATCGATCCTGCGCTCCGTTTCCAAGGAGGGGCTTAAAGAACTCGACCGCCATGGCCGGGAAAGCTTTTGCTGCGGCGCCGGCGGGGGCAGGATGTGGATGGAGGAGACCATCGGCAAACGGATTAATCGGGAGCGTTCCGAAGAAATCGTCGGAAAGGGGGTCTCAACCGTTGCGGTGGGCTGCCCCTTCTGCCTGACGATGATCGAAGACGGCATGAAAGATCTGGGCAAGGAAGAAGAGATTCGAACGCTGGATCTTGCCGAGATAGTCGAAAAAAATATGGTGTAA